The window GTTCACTCTAACCATAGATTTAAAAACCGTTAACCAAGCTAAGGTTGTCGTATGAAAGTAATTACTCACTTAGCCTTAAAAAGCGTACTCAACCGTAAAGCCACAGCCATTCTGACTATTCTCACCGTAGCAGTGTCAGTGATTCTATTACTCGGTGTTGAACGTGTAAGAACCGAAGCTAAGAGCAGCTTTGCGAATACGATTTCAGGAACCGACCTTATTGTTGGTGGCCGCTCTGGTCAGGTAAACCTGCTGCTTTATTCCGTATTTAGAATTGGTAATGCGACCAACAACATCGACTGGAAAAGCTATGCAGAATTTAGCCAGCACAACGCTGTAAAGTGGGCGATCCCAATCTCATTAGGTGATTCACATAAAGGCTTCCGCGTAATGGGCACGAACCATAGCTACTTCGAGAATTATCGCTATGGAAGTAAGCAACCACTTACTTTTCAGCAAGGTAAAGAGTTTAATCAGCTATTTGATGTCGTGATTGGTGCCGATGTCGCGAAGAAGTTAGATTACAAGATTGGTGATCACATCATTCTAGCGCACGGTATCAGTGATGTGGCATTCAGTCGCCACGACAACCTGCCCTTCACCATTGTCGGAATACTCGCGCCAACCGGGACACCAGTAGATAAAACCGTGCATGTTTCGTTAGAGGCAATTGAAGCGATTCATGTTGGCTGGGAGTCAGGTGCCAACCTAGGACACACACCAAACGCTGAAGCGCTAAAGCAACGTAACTTCCAACCAAAGCAGGTTACCGCGATGATGGTTGGCCTTAAATCGAAGATCCAAACCTTTGCACTGCAACGAGAAATCAATAACTACCGCCAAGAACCTTTGAGCGCCATTATGCCAGGTATTGCTCTGCATGAATTGTGGGGAATGATGGCCGTAGCAGAGCAAGCACTACTGATTGTTTCAGGGTTTGTGGTAATCGCGGGACTATTAGGGATGCTGAGTAGTCTACTCACTAGCTTGCAAGAAAGGCGTCGAGAGATGGCCATTCTGCGCGCGATGGGAGCAAGGCCTCGCCATGTATTTGGTTTGCTAATTAGTGAAGCCAGTGCACTGACCTTCCTCGGTATCACACTGGGTGTTGCCGTGTTGTTTGCGCTAATCGCAGTAGTTGCTCCTATTGTGCAACAAAGTTATGGTATCAACATATCGATATCCGCAATCACACCTCATGAGTGGAAACTGCTTATGTTGGTGCAAGTTGCCGGAATCATTATTGGCTTTATTCCCGCTTTCAGAGCTTACCGTCAGTCATTGTCTGATGGCATGACTATTCGAATCTAAAATAGGAACCTACGATGCAACGCAAATTCCTACTGATACTTGGGGGACTTATGTTCCCATTTATCAGCACAGCTCACGCTGAAACCACTCAGACTGACGAATCGGTATTAACACTCGATTGGATTGACTTGATTCCAGAGTCAGAGCGAGCACAACTCGACTCATTTGGTATGCCGATGGTTAACCACGACAGTATGGACAAACCTCAACAATCGACACTTGGCGCTGTTCGCCCAGAGCTGAATGGCAGCACAGTCAAGATTCCTGGCTTTGTGATTCCATTGGAAGGCGATGAGAACATGATCACTGAGTTTCTGTTAGTACCGTACTTTGGCGCATGTATCCACGTACCGCCACCGCCGCCGAACCAAATCATCTACGTGAAGTTCCCTAAAGGTGCACCAATACAGCAGCTATGGGATGTGATTTATTTAGTAGGTACACTAAAAACCGAGTCAATAAGCCACGACTTAGCTCAAACCGGTTATCTTATTGAAGGTACTGCGATTGAAGAATATGACGACATGTAGTCATTAGAAGGGTGGCTCAAGGATGAGCTGCCGTCACTGAACGAGTGAGATTATTCAATAACAGTTTAGTAACGATAATTTTCTTCTAAATTACGCGATGTAATTAGATAAGTACGCTAGAACAGCGACATAAGTAGCGAGTAATAACCCTATACTAAGCTGTTTCTTCAGCTTGTTATCATTGACTTGATTCATAACTCCTCCTTGAGAATTACAACAAATTTAACATTTTATTATCATTAGCAAAAGTGAAATTTTGTTGAAACCTTCAACTCTGTACGCAAAATCTAGCCACCAATAAGATAAAGAGTTACATTTTAGACAGTTAGGTCGTTTCCTTAGGGTACTCTTATGTCAGAAACCAAACAGCCAGTGATCATCGAGCATGCTAGCGATACACAGCAAAAGCATGAGAAAAAGCCTCATATTGCCGACAGTGCCAGCAGAATGCTGCACATCGCACAAAGCTTCGGCCTCGATTCCTTAATTAGTCATAGTACAAAGCCAAACGATAAAGCTGAGAGTACGCTTATCGAACGGGCACTATTACGAGAGAAAAAACGTAGAGAACTTCGCCAAAAAAACCTAGAACAGATTCTAAAATTGGCACACTCTTCATGTAAGGATGAAGCGGCTGGAGACCCTGATCAGGACTGGCTATACCGTTTCTTCGATATGGCACAAGAGATCCACAATACATCGATGCAGAGGCTATGGGCTCAAGTACTGAAACGAGAAGTCACCAACCCAGGCTCGACTTCGATGAAGGCACTGCAGATCTTGAAAGACATGACACCAAAAGAAGCGCTCACCCTACAAAGAGCAGCGTCACTTGGTTGTAGCTTTGGTAGTGATAACAGCAGAAAACTATTACTCGGCTTTAAATCCCATGCTGGAATCTTCAGCTTTGGTAAAAGGGACACCACCAACACCATCAATCTTGGTGGACACAACCTTCCCTACTCTAGCTTGCTCCACTTGATTGAACTCGGGATTATTCTGGGCACAGAATTAGAATCTGGAGAGATTGATTTCGATCCAGCTCTGCACTTAACTTATCAAGGTAAGGGCATGTCACTGGCACCATTATCAAAAGGGGTGAAGCTGATTTACTACCGATTCAGTCCAACAGGCAATGAGCTTTGCAACTTACTTGGCAACAAGCCTAACATGCAGTATTACGACCAACTGATTACGCTATTGAGCCAAAAATTCACGGTTCAAACAGAAGTTAAAAGCAGTGTGAACTACACCGTCTAGACAATCGGATACTGTAAAAAATAGACGGTGTACGCTGTGAAGAGTATTGATAAGAGTAAAGAGAATCTAGAGGATAGGATTCTTGTCTCGGAAAACCAAGGCTGCACTATTTATCCGCCGTGAATAAGCAGATAAACAGGAGAGTAGCCTTAGTCATACCAGCGAGCTCAATTGGATAAAATATTACGCTTCTCTAACGCATCAATACACAGCTCGACCAATTCATCGAGTGTCTTCTCACCCGCAGGTAGATCTATCTCAGGGCTCTGAGGCGCTTCGTACACTGAGCTAATACCCGTGAAATTCGGGATTTCTCCAGCGCGTGCTTTCTTGTACAGGCCTTTCGGGTCACGCTGCTCACACACCTCAAGTGGTGTGTTCACAAACACCTCAAGAAACTCACCTTCCGGCAATAAGTCTCGCACCAACTGTCTCTCCGCTTGATGTGGAGAAATAAACGCTGACAACACGATCAAACCCGCATCCGCCATCAATTTAGCGAGCTCACCAATACGACGAATATTCTCTCGACGGTCTTGCTCAGAGAAGCCAAGGTCACTACATAATCCGTGACGAACATTATCGCCATCCAATAAGTAAGTATGGTAACCAAGCTGTGCCAAGCGGTTTTCTAATGCTCCAGCGACTGTCGACTTCCCAGAACCAGATAATCCCGTGAACCAGAGCACGGCTGGCTTTTGTGATTTCAGATTAGAGCGAAATGCTTTATCAATCGAGTGTTGATGCCACACAACATTCTCATCTTTTGGTTTGAGTACTGCGGTCATAATTAGTCCTTTAAATAAACAGCATTAAAATGGGAAAAAGTAAGGAATTAGGGTCAGCACCAAGCCCGAATAGACAATCGAGATTGGGATACCGATGCGTAGATAATCCGTGAGATGGTAATTACCTACGCTATAAACAAGTAAATTGGTTTGGTAGCCGTAGGGCGAAATAAAGCTGGCGCTGGCACCAAACAGAACCGCCATAATGAATGGCATAGGGTCAACGCCATAGCCGATAGCCATGCTGTAGCCAATCGGAAACGAGAGTGCTGCGGCCGCGTTATTGGTCACCAACTCAGTCAGAACCAAGGTCATGAAATAGGTCGCGACTAACGCACCGAACACGCCCCAGCCATTAAAGGCTTCCATAAACATCAACCCCATACGCTCAGACAGCCCAGATGAAATCATCAGTTGAGCAATAGACAGAGCGGAGCCAACGATCACCACAATATCAACAGGAAAACGGCGACGGAGTTCACCCAGTTGCACGACTCCAAATGCCACCAGCAATAATAAAAATCCCGCTAGTCCTTTGATAATCGGCACGACTTCAGCAAGGGCTAGACCAATCACACAGGCAAAACCGATCAATACAAGCGTCGATTTATCTGCGTCAAGCTTGGCACTTGAATCCAAGTCATTCATCAACACAAACTCTTTGTTGTGTTGCTGACGCTGCTCTTCAAAACGCTTACCGGGAACCAAAATCAAGGTATCACCAGCGGTTAGTGTGATGTTTCCAAGGCCACCTTCAAGGCGCTCATGGCCACGACGAATAGCAACCACAACCGCATCGAAACGATCTCTAAACTGGCTGGTTTTGAGGGTTTTGTTACAGAAGCTTGCCGACGAACTCACCACGACTTCAACAAAGCTCTGGCCATTCAAATGGTGCTGACCAAACAGAGTCAATCCTTGGATTTCTTGCAGTGTCGCCACGCTCTCGACATCACCACAAAACAGCAATCGATCACGAGCTTGAAGAATAAAATCAGGGTCAATAGATGCCGTGGTCTTACCGTCTCGAATCACTTCTGCTAAGAACAGTTTTCTCAATGCTCTGAGGTTATTCTCGCTGACGCTGCGGCCAACTAAAGGAGAACCCGGCTCAACTCGCGCCTCGAGAAAGTAAGGTAGATCGTCTTGAGATCCATCATCGTAGCTGGGTAAGAAGTAGCTCAGAGGAATGAGGATCAATACACCACCGACCAAAACCGCTAAACCGATCAAGGTCG is drawn from Vibrio sp. SNU_ST1 and contains these coding sequences:
- a CDS encoding ABC transporter permease; this translates as MKVITHLALKSVLNRKATAILTILTVAVSVILLLGVERVRTEAKSSFANTISGTDLIVGGRSGQVNLLLYSVFRIGNATNNIDWKSYAEFSQHNAVKWAIPISLGDSHKGFRVMGTNHSYFENYRYGSKQPLTFQQGKEFNQLFDVVIGADVAKKLDYKIGDHIILAHGISDVAFSRHDNLPFTIVGILAPTGTPVDKTVHVSLEAIEAIHVGWESGANLGHTPNAEALKQRNFQPKQVTAMMVGLKSKIQTFALQREINNYRQEPLSAIMPGIALHELWGMMAVAEQALLIVSGFVVIAGLLGMLSSLLTSLQERRREMAILRAMGARPRHVFGLLISEASALTFLGITLGVAVLFALIAVVAPIVQQSYGINISISAITPHEWKLLMLVQVAGIIIGFIPAFRAYRQSLSDGMTIRI
- a CDS encoding DUF3299 domain-containing protein; this translates as MQRKFLLILGGLMFPFISTAHAETTQTDESVLTLDWIDLIPESERAQLDSFGMPMVNHDSMDKPQQSTLGAVRPELNGSTVKIPGFVIPLEGDENMITEFLLVPYFGACIHVPPPPPNQIIYVKFPKGAPIQQLWDVIYLVGTLKTESISHDLAQTGYLIEGTAIEEYDDM
- a CDS encoding TIGR03899 family protein, whose amino-acid sequence is MSETKQPVIIEHASDTQQKHEKKPHIADSASRMLHIAQSFGLDSLISHSTKPNDKAESTLIERALLREKKRRELRQKNLEQILKLAHSSCKDEAAGDPDQDWLYRFFDMAQEIHNTSMQRLWAQVLKREVTNPGSTSMKALQILKDMTPKEALTLQRAASLGCSFGSDNSRKLLLGFKSHAGIFSFGKRDTTNTINLGGHNLPYSSLLHLIELGIILGTELESGEIDFDPALHLTYQGKGMSLAPLSKGVKLIYYRFSPTGNELCNLLGNKPNMQYYDQLITLLSQKFTVQTEVKSSVNYTV
- the cysC gene encoding adenylyl-sulfate kinase — translated: MTAVLKPKDENVVWHQHSIDKAFRSNLKSQKPAVLWFTGLSGSGKSTVAGALENRLAQLGYHTYLLDGDNVRHGLCSDLGFSEQDRRENIRRIGELAKLMADAGLIVLSAFISPHQAERQLVRDLLPEGEFLEVFVNTPLEVCEQRDPKGLYKKARAGEIPNFTGISSVYEAPQSPEIDLPAGEKTLDELVELCIDALEKRNILSN
- a CDS encoding SLC13 family permease; translation: MWQQGFVLAILLGIITCLLVTRIKPSFIFAGAAFIAFMAGMIDLSSLANNFTNSSLLTLILLILASSALEKTRLISWVSRNISEGRLGTVVAKLGISTALLSSFTNNTAVVVSLIGAIKRNQQHAPSKLLIPLSYAAILGGTLTLIGTSTNLIINSFVEDAGLPSLNFFTPTLIGLAVLVGGVLILIPLSYFLPSYDDGSQDDLPYFLEARVEPGSPLVGRSVSENNLRALRKLFLAEVIRDGKTTASIDPDFILQARDRLLFCGDVESVATLQEIQGLTLFGQHHLNGQSFVEVVVSSSASFCNKTLKTSQFRDRFDAVVVAIRRGHERLEGGLGNITLTAGDTLILVPGKRFEEQRQQHNKEFVLMNDLDSSAKLDADKSTLVLIGFACVIGLALAEVVPIIKGLAGFLLLLVAFGVVQLGELRRRFPVDIVVIVGSALSIAQLMISSGLSERMGLMFMEAFNGWGVFGALVATYFMTLVLTELVTNNAAAALSFPIGYSMAIGYGVDPMPFIMAVLFGASASFISPYGYQTNLLVYSVGNYHLTDYLRIGIPISIVYSGLVLTLIPYFFPF